AAAATGTCATATACTTCCTCATATCATTTTAGTGTTTTCCAAGACATTTTCTTTAAACATAATTATTATTTCTAAGAAATATATCTCTTTATCCTTGAAGTTCATATTAGCTTGAGTTACTATTTGCGTTTGTTAATGTTCAGTTAGGCCcttttttcagtttctttttactttctgATTTAGTTGTTATGTTTTTGTATATTCTTGGTCGCTTTTTAATAACTCATTATTGCtgtatgtttttttctttctcccttttggCAGCTGCACCCTTTTCATGCCTTGTGACCACACAATGTAGGATCATGTTGTTGTTGTCATAGCGTGCTTCACTGGAGCTGTTATCATTTGGGTTTGCAGCAGGAGCCAATATACCACCACCACACCAATCTTAGCCATCAGAAGATGTATGATGATACCGATGGTACTTGTCGCCTCCTCCTGCTGCTTCTGTACTTTATATTCCGATTTGTGTTTGTGCGTGTGTATCTATCCCATTTATTTATTCTGTTTGCATCAAAGCTTGGCCTGGATGTTCACTAAGAATAATGATGTGCAATTTGCTCATTTTTTAGCTGTGGtctttgtttatatttttctctcctcATTTCCCAATTGCCTATCATTTCCTGAGCTGCAATGAGTGGTAAATTACCATCCGCTTAGGGTATGGTTTTATAATTTAGGAAGTCACTGCACATTTGCTGTATTGGGTGGCAGAGTCGCCATCCACGGAAATGCCCATGCATTATGCATTGCTCATGCCTCTTGCACTTGAAGCAAAACCATATAGAGGTAAGATATGCTGTTGTAGGCTGCGAGCATTGACAAAATTTCACTTCTGTGACGTGCCATGAAAATCTTcagtaaaattattttcttgaaggTACTTGAGTTGCTTTTCTTATGCTTCAGTAATTGACAACCTGCCTTTGTAATCTGAATTATGAGCTTCTGCATTGGGATTCCCGTGAGTAAGGGTGGGGCCTCTCGTCTGAAATCATTTGAAAAGTTCCGAGTGGGAGCAGTTTTATCTTGATGGTGTCACTCATTTCATCTTATGTCTTTTCACCTGGTTCCATtgcattcttttctttgtaaataTGTTGCTTTTTGTGTGTCGCTTCTGTAGAGAAAGAAACGGATTGGATAAGTCCAAACTGCTTGAGGTGGAGCTTGTGACGATATGAACTTATCGAAATGTTACTGCTGCTATGTCCTTATCGAAATTTCCTGCTTTCACATGTGCTTCGAAATCACACTATTCTTTGCTTGTCCTTCCGTTCCATTTCATCTCCTTGGGATTTGAATCTCTGCAATAGCCAAAagatccaattaaaaagttcTCACCGTCAAGGTTTTCATGGTAGTCCCGGTcatcttcctctctccctccctctctctccctgtgTGCCCCCTCCTAAGTTGCAGCACTATATTTTCGTCTGTACGCCTTTCTGAACTTAAATCCAGGCAAAGAAAATTACGACAAGGCACCGTGCTCTTGAGTGTTCTCAAAGGATGCTAAAGGCTCCAAAACAAGTGGGCAGTATTAAGGACGGATGAGGATTTTATAACAAGGACCGATGCATGGTCTCGTGCAGATTCGCTGGAACTAAAGATCCAATCAGAGTCCTTGAGGCAGAAATATCAGGAGCATATGGCCAAGCAAGTGGGCTTAAATCATATTGTtaattcgtgatttatgtgtcCGGCATGATTTGATTCTAAATACTCCCGACAGTCCCCACGCCAAAAAACTGATGCGCGAATCACATGACAAATCTGCAGAAACGCGTCCGGGTGGACGTGGCCCATCAGAAAGTCTCCGTCCGCCCGTGACCGACCGCGTCCCTTCCAGCCGCACACCGCGACAAGAGTCATGACGTTACGTcgtgctttttaaaaaaatatcgtTCACGTGACTCCATTTCTCTGTTTCTCCCCTGCCCCCGGTTCCACCTTCCCGACTCATTACGAGATTTTTCTTCgaccaaacaaaaaaaggacTCATTAcgagatttttcaatttttcactcCATTTCAGACACGTCCGTGCGACTCAAGCATAGGTGATGTCTCACCACCGACATGACCTGTATAAGGCAAATAATTCGATGGTCGAGTTCAAGATCAAACCGTAAAAGCTATCTTTTAAGTGTCCATAGATTTAGAACAGACGACATCTTCTCCTGTACTGAAAGATGCAcaaaggagataaaaaaaacaaagtttccAAGCGGCGCTCCTTGAATTAACATCGGCGATGATAGACAAAAAGTAACGCTGGCCAGCATAATCCCTCTTTAGATtaaagtttagagagagagagattcattatttttttggcaaaatctaTACAAGTTTCAATATTAGTGAACATGTCATCCAAATATGCCTCTTCCTTCCGGGACAAGATAGATATTTGTTGGAGAATTATCTTTCTCTAAAATCCTTATTCAACTACTTTACTCTTATCCATGGTGGCATTTCTCGCATGTCTCTATCGGATTCGTCTATTCCATCTTTACTAGATACCTACATTCTCTTTTGGATCATTACAGCTTCTTCGCTATTCTTGGACTCTTGCATGAAGGGTCTCTAGCTCTCCCTGTACCCAACCCGTGTCATAGCCGAAACAGTGTCTTTTTGCTGCAGCTCTCTGCCGTCAAATTGGGCCAAATTTGTCCCTCTCTCCCATTATCCCCTTTCATCACTTTTCTCATGTTGAACACAGCTAACGATGCTTGCCACCATCCCCTCAAACTCATCCAAATTTGTCCTCGCCTGGACTTACCCATCGATTATGCAGCAATTATTGGAGGGCCTTTTGGTAACTTGGCGGGTCTCGGATGAAATTCATGTATATAAATATAGCTCTCACTTGCCTTCCAGGCCAAAGTGCCCCTTTAGTCATGGACTTGACCATTTCTTCATTGCTCTTCTTTGGTCTTCTCATCTCAGGTGCCTTAGCCACTTCTCCTTGCGCTTCGCCATCCGACGACTCGGATCTGTCGATCGTCCACATCTATGGCAAGTGCTCGCCGTTCAACCCTCCCAAGCCCGAGTCTTGGGTCAATACGGTCCTCGACATGGCCTCAAAAGACCCGGAACGGGTTGAGTACTTGTCGACCCTAGTAGCCCAAAAGACCACATCCGTGCCCATTGCTCCCGGCCAGCAGACCATTAACATTGGCAACTACGTGGTCCGTGTCAAAATTGGCACTCCGGGTCAGCTCATGTACATGGTCCTAGACACAAGCAACGATGAAGCATGGGTACCGTGCAGCGGTTGCGTCGGCTGCTCCACCACCACCTTCTTGCCCAATACATCCTCCACTTACGGGTCGTTGGACTGCTCCATGCCCCAATGCACTCAGGTCCGCGGGTTCCAGTGCCCCACCACCGGGTCCGGCGGGTGCTTCTTCAACCAATCTTACGGCGGAGACTCGTCCTTTTCGGCTACCCTCATCAAGGACTCCCTCACTTTGGGCACCGATGTCGTTCCGAATTATGCGTTCGGATGCATCAGCGCCGTCTCCGGCAAGTCGATCCCGCCCCAAGGCTTGTTGGGCCTGGGCCGGGGACCATTGTCACTGTTGTCCCAAACCGGATCGCTCTATTCTGGCGTATTCTCTTACTGCCTACCCAGTTTCAGATCTTACTACTTCTCGGGCTCTCTCAAACTCGGACCCGTCGGCCAACCCAAGAGCATCCGGACCACCCCCCTCCTCCGTAACCCGCGCCGGCCATCCCTCTACTACGTCAACCTCACCGGCATAAGCGTGGGCAGGGTGTTGGTGCCCGTGGACCCGAAATTCCTCGCCTTCGACCCCAGCACCGGGGCCGGCACCATAATGGACTCGGGCACGGTCATAACCCGGTTCATGGAGCCCCTGTACAACGCGATACGGGACGAGTTCCGCAAGCAAGTGCCGGGCCCGTTCTCGAGCCTTGGAGCTTTCGACACGTGCTTCACGGCCTCCAACGAGGCGGTGGCGCCGGTGGTCACGTTCCACTTCCCGGGTGTGGACTTGAAGCTGCCGTTGGAGAACAGCTTGATACACAGCAGCTCAGGCTCGCTGGCGTGCTTGGCGATGGCCGCAGCGCCAAGCAACGTGAACTCGGTGCTGAATGTCATAGCCAATCTGCAGCAGCAGAACCTGAGGATCATGTACGACTTGACGAATTCTCGGATAGGGATTGCCCGTGAGCTCTGCAACTAGTTTGCTCGTGATGAGCTGAGTGTGTCATGTACTGTCTTTCCCTACTTCTCtgcgtgctctctctctctctctctctctctctctctctctctctctctctctccctctttatGCTCAAATGTGAGATACGATGTTGCGCCCATCGAAAAGAAGGGTGCTGCAATCAATAAGACGTAGATGAATTTTGGTGTTGTTGGATACGATGTTGTCTAGTGCACTGAACTAGCGATTCCTGTCTGAGTTTTAATTTGGCCGTTCAACCGAAACTGTCCATAAATTTTGACTACACCTCAACAAGCGTGTCCTTTAGACATCTTGCTGAACGAGAGTAGGACGCCATTCTACGGCCTTCGCCATTCTTTCACTGATGAGTGATTACCGTGTTGTTATTGGCGTTCGACGCACTGACCGGGTCGGTCCGTCGAGCTATAGTTCCATTCTGTTCTCGAGATCAGCGTGCTCTTCGGTCCCATgatttttgaaaacatttagaACTGCGAATAGTATTAGTAAAAAATTGAAACGACAAACGAACAATGCCACTGGCATTAGTAAGCCAAATAATGGATTAAACAATcagaacagaaacaagaaaagttAGGGATCAGATCCGGACGAGTATCCCAAATGATACCGAAACATGTCTGTCAGGCCCAAGTTCGCCCCCAAGCGTTATGTTTAGATTTTGAAAGAACGCAAGTTGATGAGTAGAAAGCtattttcaatataattatttcttagacGTTCGTGTTTAGGCCTTGACGAGTCCGGAAAGAAGCGGTTCATTTGATTCGCCAGGCCTAGATTTCGGGCATAGAAAGCTCTAGCCCGAAAAGTTCAGATTGCTTGGCCTGGCCGGTCACCTGTGAGAAGCCCCTACTTATGATGGGgaaaataccacaaaaaaccttaTCCTATGTCCGCTATGATACCAATACCTCAAACTTGTTCTTGTATCATCAGAACTGCCAAATTTGAACTAGCATGACAAAAATACATTCTGTTTACCGCAAAATATTCTAGACTTTGTCCATTACAAAACCAActccccaaactaatttttttttcgtttcacAAATAACCTCAAACTTGTATCAGTGCTCCAAAAATACCTTCTGTTACAATATCATCTGAGAGGGCCATTAAAAAATCCAACATGGTGGTTTGCATGGACAACAGTAGGCAAATGGAGCTGATGTTTATTCAGCCTAAGACAAAGAGAAgtcgtttatttatttgcagGTTCGACACATATATGGTTTATATGTGTCGGAATTCACCACGAACTCATATTTCTAGGTACCAACTTGTCAATGTTTAATTATCTCCAAAAATTGGACGTCCATGATAACAAATTGTCTCTTTGGCAATTTCTTGGAGTCCTCGAAGTGACATAATTCAAGAAACAACATCGTGTTGGACTTGCCTAAAGTCACACCAGATCACGTCAACTTCGTTTGTTTGCCGTTGTCCATGCAAGCCACAATGTTGGATTTTTCATCACCGTCTTGGACCAAACTGTGATAGATGATATTTCTGTCACAGTAGTACAAGCATAAGAGTTTTAgtaccattaaaaaaaattaaggtattAGTGCCACTATGAACATAATTTAGGGATTTTGGTGACACtaagaaaaattatgatattgGTGTTACAGTCGatataatttaggtttttttatttagatttttttatgatattaactttttataatatttgaaAGCCTTGTAGGcttagtcttcttcttcttcttcttttgggggcTTGGACTTGTAGATTCGTGTCTAATTGTTAACGAATCTGAGTGCCTAATTTCATGTTTGCCTACAATTTGCCATTCACGCGTATGCCTACTTGTATAATGGGATTGTAGTGTGCGCTAAATGTCTCTCGTTGTATCTCTTTCActacaaacacacacacacagactccctctccctctctctctctctctttctctctcctccttgcaACGATTGAATGTCGACAGCGACGAGGCTCAAATCTCTTTGCGACTTGATGTGAGGCACGGTTGAAACTCGGACCTCTCTCAATCGATGTTCCTTGAGGTTAGCCAGAGCTCGACGGAGAGAAGCACGGTGGGCGGGATGAAAAAGACCATGCGTGGGCGGTGGAGGAGAGCAGAGGTACGATGGTTGTGTCGAAGGAAGAAGCAGCTAAGGAGAGGGTACGGCAATCATCGGTTGAAGACGGGGAGGAGACGGCGTCGGCGTTATTTGTCAAAAATGGCGCTTCATGGTGATTTCACTCGAGGTGGTGATAGCAACAGACCTGGTAGTGATTAGCTGTGGCAGATATATAGAGAGGACGAGGAAAGAGAGATGCTTAGGTTATTTTCCGTTGAGTAATTTGTATAGATGTAATGCGCACTTGATCATTGAAACATATATATGGCAAAGGGATATGTTGAATGAATGTCATGAATAAGCCTACCTTGGCCAACCcctcatattattttattagattATACCCTAATGTACATTTTGTAATATACATATAGATTATCGAGTGATTTTAGTTTGGTGTAGGCGCTACCAACGATAAGTTTATGCAGCCATTTTTATCTTAGGATttgttcgtttcgcggaaaatatagcgtttctagaaaatattttccagaaagccattttctagaaaaatgtaattattttctggTATTCGGATAAAAactgaaaatgaagtggaaaatcTTTTTCGCTGTTtagtaaggaaaatcttttccttcatatactcttcgtcatttattttattttatttttaaattgatttttcatttttttaaatcgatttttaattattttcatttttaaaaatatcaattgttaagttatttttttcatttttcattttcttttcttagtaaaatcttcttctttcttggctagtcgccGACCATGACGACGGCCGATGACCGGCCACAAGCAAGCCTTGAGCTTGTCAGCGAGTACAAGCGTCACGCGAgcggcaagctcgaggcttgtCAAATCGATGAGCGTGAGCTTGTGGCTGGCGAGCTCAGAGCTCGCCAATCTAGTGAGGCCCTAGCTcggtgagcttgaggctcgccgcATCGCCGAGCACAAGCCTCACTTGCCAAGTCAATGGTGTGAGCTTTGCCACAAGCTCGCGGCTCGCCACCTCAAGCCTCAAACTCAACGCTTGCACTGGCCGATCTAGCAAGTGGCGAGCCTAAGCTCGCCAGAGGTGGACGAGCCTCATGCTCATTGACAAGCTCGAGACTCGCCTATGGccaacgactagccaagaaagaagaagatgggaaaaaattaagaataattcgaattaaaaaagaaaaagaaatttaaaaacttttgaataaaaaaataaaagaagaagtagaagggggaggaggaagtgaagaTTTGTAGAGTTataagataagagagatcaagtgaggaaagtgttttccacttttcaaaaatggaaaatatttttcttaatttagaagactttttcttttcatgaaaaatggttTCCCCAATAAATTCATTTCCTAAAACGAACATCGAAAATTCCGAAAACGttttccagaaattattttccgcgaaacgggagtcttatttttttcgatttttcagAGCAACAAACGAAGAAAGAGAACTCTCGTCCGTAAATTCTCATCAAACTATGTATGTTGAAGGCATGTATGAACGCACGAACATGGTGATGCATGCAAAGCTATAAATGTTCACGCCCTGCTAAACAGGATAATCCCTAAACGATAGTTATCTTAacgaagaaaaatcaaattccttttcatggaaaatgcttTCATGATAATTACTGTAATGAGCTATCCTTTTCCATGCACGAGAACAGCTGAAACAACAGTGATTAATACGCAGAACACACGCATCGAATAGGGAGCACCAGGCAGCGATTTTGTAGGGAATTCCAGCTGATGATTCAGACGAACATGCGAAGAGATAAAATCCCCCCTTACAGCAACAATGGCTTAACTGGTTTCTCGTTGCGATCAACCCTAAATTAAGCTCAATACAACTTCGCTTCTTATTTTAACCTACCAACGcaaaccctctctctcctcacctctcctctctccttaTATCACCCCCCTCTCTCCACTTCCTAGTTCCTCCAACCCCACCATTTCTATCTCTCTCGTGTATCTTGTCTTCCCGATTATAGTAGAACTAATAAACcccccccctaaaaaaaaaaaaaaaaaaaaaaaagaaagaagaaagaaggagacgTCTTCCATGTCCTTTCCATAGGCTCCTTGTATCCCTAATATCCTCCGATGGGTCGCTAAAACCATTGGAATCTTGGTGATAGCGGGCCGTCCGTTGGTACGGGTTATGCGCTGAGGTCGAGGAAATGGAGGTGGAACGTCTGAGGCAGTTGATGTTATTGTCATCGAAGCAAAGCAACCGTGTCGCTCTTGTGGGTGGGAATCACACCGCGGCCAGATTTTGCACCCGCTAAGTGTTTTTGCTGATCGAgcctcctctcctccctctttctctttgcCTTTCTTACTAGCTTTCAGACCTCTAATTTTTCTTTAGGATCATTTCGCTTTCCTTTATGTCCTTTTCTGTTCACAAGTTCCTGCTCCTTTGCTCATCTTCTCACAAGATACCGCCTGATCTCGTTCGCCTTTGATAATTCAGTAAATTTAATCCGTCCTCACGTCCGTGTTTTTCCTCTGGCTAAATTTTGGAATTCGAAGAGAATGGCCTTGGAATTGGCTAAGGGTTCCCAGCCGAAGCG
The window above is part of the Eucalyptus grandis isolate ANBG69807.140 chromosome 6, ASM1654582v1, whole genome shotgun sequence genome. Proteins encoded here:
- the LOC104448020 gene encoding aspartyl protease AED3, with the protein product MDLTISSLLFFGLLISGALATSPCASPSDDSDLSIVHIYGKCSPFNPPKPESWVNTVLDMASKDPERVEYLSTLVAQKTTSVPIAPGQQTINIGNYVVRVKIGTPGQLMYMVLDTSNDEAWVPCSGCVGCSTTTFLPNTSSTYGSLDCSMPQCTQVRGFQCPTTGSGGCFFNQSYGGDSSFSATLIKDSLTLGTDVVPNYAFGCISAVSGKSIPPQGLLGLGRGPLSLLSQTGSLYSGVFSYCLPSFRSYYFSGSLKLGPVGQPKSIRTTPLLRNPRRPSLYYVNLTGISVGRVLVPVDPKFLAFDPSTGAGTIMDSGTVITRFMEPLYNAIRDEFRKQVPGPFSSLGAFDTCFTASNEAVAPVVTFHFPGVDLKLPLENSLIHSSSGSLACLAMAAAPSNVNSVLNVIANLQQQNLRIMYDLTNSRIGIARELCN